Proteins from a genomic interval of Daphnia pulex isolate KAP4 chromosome 4, ASM2113471v1:
- the LOC124192032 gene encoding uncharacterized protein LOC124192032, producing MTDIEELEVKHSDDEVECFLDNEVFFGPVTEKEKEIRKPLPRKTLHPCEIAEISKRGMTFHEWEAFKDQVHRNEMNDKAIIEVYGLDADTTEESFTSCRTSAEDGTKQVSFEVVNLDHPDSVDSLSESLTEQHYVESFSESSISQPCEELQSESAIETSQNEISGTEELNDTWEIQERMLLLAEKLERGEDIPELGICRHSSGVVEYTTRVSKSDNKENSIITAPSSTHHFQDIRVNEEEDCKIFKNEDQIIEDVVNKKINPEMSTAKSPGKKIIACAVEERITKSVEALAKEMDCLFLADSTLETPVKKAPPMVNNSLTLASMPVPSSSHNVETPIKTPSGLGVKHRSTPIQNESVKRSATKPNVRPNKNTVAESPVGMYIRSLPEPILIENVRSAQKKKQIHSSPMVKPVPVAIKNKDGRWSVARTPKSSNASSKENRLEANNFADFKPVLPCVVHEAAATLIEERPARSPHTMPGAGGKIGKLMERGPTPTVMKHHGRIQIPRNTTNSAKIIHSPMSARVESSSALMEVSVLEAVGSNKLCTPNRNPALFRK from the exons ATGACTGACATAGAGGAATTGGAGGTTAAACATTCAGATGATGAAGTTGAGTGTTTTTTGGACaatgaagttttttttggTCCCGttactgaaaaagaaaaagaaataagg aaACCATTACCTAGGAAGACACTTCACCCATG TGAAATAGCAGAGATTTCTAAAAGGGGTATGACGTTTCATGAATGGGAAGCCTTCAAAGATCAAGTCCACAGAAACGAAATGAATGACAAAGCTATCATTGAAGTCTATGGTTTGGATGCAGATACAACAGAGGAATCTTTCACTAGTTGCCGCACTTCAGCTGAAGATGGAACTAAACAAGTTTCATTTGAGGTGGTGAATCTTGATCATCCAGACAGTGTTGATTCATTATCTGAATCATTGACAGAACAACACTATGTGGAGTCTTTTTCTGAATCAAGCATTAGTCAACCATGTGAAGAACTTCAGTCTGAATCAGCGATTGAAACaagtcaaaatgaaatttctggAACTGAAGAGCTGAATGACACATGGGAAATCCAAGAAAGGATGCTCTTACTTGCAGAAAAACTGGAGCGTGGAGAAGATATTCCAGAACTAG GCATTTGTCGTCATTCTTCGGGAGTTGTGGAGTATACAACAAG GGTGAGCAAATCtgacaacaaagaaaattccaTTATTACGGCTCCTTCCTCCACCCACCATTTCCAAGATATCAG ggtaaatgaagaagaagattgcaAGATATTTAAGAATGAAGATCAGATCATTGAAGATgttgtaaacaagaaaattaatcCAGAGATGTCAACAGCAAAATCTCCTGGCAAAAAAATCATAGCTTGCGCCGTTGAAGAAAGAATAACGAAATCAGTGGAAGCATTggcaaaagaaatggattgTCTGTTTTTAGCTGATTCGACTCTAGAAACACCCGTAAAGAAAGCTCCTCCAATGGTCAACAATAGCCTGACCCTCGCATCAATGCCTGtgccttcttcttcccacAATGTGGAAACTCCCATAAAGACACCGTCTGGTTTGGGCGTGAAACACCGCTCAACACCTATTCAAAATGAGAGTGTGAAGAGATCTGCGACGAAACCAAACGTGCGACCCAATAAGAACACGGTTGCTGAAAGTCCTGTTGGAATGTACATTCGCAGTTTGCCGGAACCaatattaattgaaaatgttcGTTCGGCTCAGAAAAAGAAGCAGATACACAGTAGTCCCATGGTCAAACCAGTGCCGGTTGCCATTAAGAACAAAGACGGCCGCTGGAGTGTAGCTCGGACACCAAAAAGCAGCAATGCTTCATCCAAGGAGAATCGTCTTGAAGCAAACAACTTTGCTGATTTTAAACCAGTCCTTCCTTGCGTTGTACACGAAGCTGCTGCCACTCTG attgagGAGAGACCTGCTCGTTCTCCGCATACAATGCCAGGAGCAGgaggaaaaataggaaagtTAATGGAAAGGGGTCCCACACCTACAGTTATGAAACATCACGGTCGCATTCAAATCCCCAGAAATACGACGAACTCAGCTAAAATTATTCATTCGCCTATGTCTGCACGAG ttGAATCGTCTAGTGCCCTGATGGAAGTATCCGTCCTTGAAGCTGTTGGAAGTAACAAACTTTGCACACCGAATAGAAATCCTGCATTATTTCGTAAATAG
- the LOC124192029 gene encoding activating signal cointegrator 1 complex subunit 2-like yields the protein MTSLEKRTVQISENGKTVGVPALSPKWVEKRKFLHFVSPSTISNGIDLKDWCEITQFLKNDLHWLLKLPHHKFWSQIIYDKPLNASLVSFLQEAPRFYSEEKDALKALPTAWKLFKETQDLVFLTFVRMATHKESKDCYISPEMFGKLIYDNFIFDVPKMMDLCVLYGPTNSVLLSKMFKNIFVNQPKYKYDLEETAKGLVQVFQLILGQLGLESSQAAGSIHCGPLSVEELGELVVYTLDIAATLWYFIDIYPEAAPLLIDATIQNQLSDFYEKSIPSLCRQIETLSPNMKDKMVLNLNLARKFLIQIYNALLHSGSVKLLLAHSHDDPSWDREQPVELWLDWLTCLVSERQRHFIIDYNLIFQVQDDIDLITQLGIQMDSTRVEYIKLGLKEFRVEFGLSLTPASLRSSDGGVDPAKISALILQVKELLPDLHESFIRVCLKHYDYNPEAVINAVLEDNLPPHLNEGHNIPDQQQPIPEPFVAFDEQTDISKKNRTKTVHFNEMRELLNDKQDMKHIILDRVDEQLAAEYEDEYDDTYDGHAVGSEEPDAHTGEDELRRSFVVPRILRPKMEEESEEEEENYNQTEEKPRDHFVTNPEEMRALAEQRRLSRRGNYRPGPAPSQRNVVGGPRGQGQEKETIVARRHKTENKTRGANHNRRYMADRKRREF from the exons ATGACTTCTCTTGAAAAACGAACTGTACAAATCTCTGAAAATGGTAAAACTGTTGGAGTTCCTGCACTG AGTCCAAAGTGGGttgaaaagaggaaatttcTTCACTTTGTTTCTCCATCAACAATATCTAATGGGATTGACTTAAAAGACTGGTGTGAAATCAcccagtttttaaaaaatgacctTCATTGGCTATTGAAGCTTCCACATCACAA ATTTTGGTCGCAGATCATATATGATAAACCTCTTAATGCCAGTTTAGTTTCATTTCTTCAAGAAGCCCCAAGGTTTTACTCAGAGGAAAAAGATGCATTGAAAGCTCTCCCTACCGCTTGGAAATTATTCAAGGAAACCCAGGACTTGGTGTTTCTTACCTTTGTACGCATGGCTACTCATAAGGAATCCAAA GATTGTTACATCAGCCCTGAAATGTTTGGGAAGTTGATCTATGACAATTTCATCTTTGATGTTCCAAAAATGATGGACCTTTGTGTTCTCTATGGACCAACTAATTCTGTCCTGCTGAGCAAAATGTTTAAGAACATTTTTGTTAATCAACCCAAGTACAAGTATGACCTAGAAGAAACTGCCAAAGGCTTGGTTCAG GTTTTCCAACTCATTTTAGGTCAACTTGGTCTAGAGAGCAGTCAAGCTGCTGGAAGCATTCATTGTGGGCCATTGTCGGTTGAGGAGCTTGGTGAACTCGTCGTCTATACCCTGGATATTGCGGCAACTCTATGGTATTTCATTGACATTTATCCGGAAGCAGCGCCATTACTCATCGATGCAACTATCCAAAATCA gTTATCCGATTTTTATGAGAAGAGCATTCCTTCTTTGTGTCGCCAAATTGAAACTTTATCGCCAAATATGAAAGACAAAATGGTCCTTAACCTAAATTTGGCTCGCAAATTTCTCATCCAAATTTACAACGCGTTATTGCATTCCGGCTCTGTAAAGCTGCTTCTAGCACATAG TCATGATGACCCTTCATGGGATAGAGAACAACCTGTGGAACTGTGGTTGGATTGGCTAACCTGTTTAGTTTCAGAGCGGCAACGTCACTTCATCATAGATTATAACTTGATTTTTCAAGTGCAAGATGACATTGATCTAATTACCCAACTGGGTATTCAAAT gGATAGCACGAGGGTGGAATACATTAAGCTAGGTCTGAAGGAATTTAGAGTGGAATTTGGTTTGTCTTTGACACCAGCAAGTCTAAGATCATCTGATGGCGGCGTGGATCCCGCGAAGATTAGTGCGCTTATTCTTCAAGTAAAGGAACTTTTGCCTGACCTTCACGAAAGCTTTATTCGG GTCTGTTTGAAGCATTACGATTACAACCCGGAAGCCGTTATCAACGCTGTATTAGAAGACAATTTACCGCCTCACTTAAACGAAGGTCATAACATACctgaccagcagcagccaattcCAGAACCTTTTGTGGCTTTTGACGAACAAACTGATATATCCAAGAAAAATCGAACCAA aaccGTTCATTTCAATGAAATGCGGGAGCTTTTGAACGACAAGCAGGACATGAAACATATTATCCTCGATCGTGTAGACGAACAACTTGCTGCCGAA TATGAAGATGAATACGATGACACCTACGATGGACATGCTGTTGGTTCTGAAGAGCCAGATGCACACACCGGAGAAGATGAATTACGCAGATCATTTGTTGTACCTCGTATTTTACGACCGAAAATGGAGGAAgaatcggaagaagaagaagagaattacAATCAGACTGAAGAAAAGCCTAGGGATCACTTTGTAACAAATCCAGAAGAAATGCGAGCTCTAGCCGAGCAAAGGCGATTGAGCAGACGTGGCAATTACAGACCCGGCCCTGCACCTTCGCAGCGAAACGTTGTTG GTGGACCACGAGGTCAAGGGCAGGAGAAGGAAACTATCGTGGCTCGACGAcacaaaactgaaaataagACACGAGGAGCAAATCATAATAGAAGATATATGGCAGATAGGAAGAGACGTGAATTTTAG